From one Anopheles cruzii chromosome 3, idAnoCruzAS_RS32_06, whole genome shotgun sequence genomic stretch:
- the LOC128272562 gene encoding mediator of RNA polymerase II transcription subunit 11, with translation MTAIDKIQALDLIERELILCLQSAGAALLELSKEKTSQKATETNVNQFLKSLNNVESKLSEQINYLTQVSTGQPHEGSGYASAKVLQMAWHRIQHVKSRIKDLEECKLRYIQNNRMPGNRVGQNTASTTAGVML, from the exons ATGACCGCGATCGACAAAATACAGGCTCTCGATCTGATCGAAAGAGAACTTATTCTGTGTCTCCAAAGCGCCG GTGCGGCACTGTTGGAGCTGAGCAAAGAGAAAACGAGCCAGAAGGCAACGGAAACGAACGTGAACCAATTCCTGAAATCGCTGAACAACGTCGAGTCGAAGCTGTCCGAGCAGATCAACTACCTGACGCAAGTGTCCACCGGGCAGCCGCACGAGGGTTCCGGGTACGCGTCGGCCAAAGTGTTGCAGATGGCGTGGCACCGCATACAGCACGTCAAGTCGCGCATTAAGGACCTGGAAGAGTGCAAACTCCGGTACATACAGAACAACCGTATGCCAGGGAACCGGGTTGGCCAAAACACTGcatccaccaccgccggagtAATGCTCTAA
- the LOC128271225 gene encoding FMR1-interacting protein NUFIP1 — protein MAQEKNEKFRLPGPKFKDEVQKSLDCYNRHLNPHFSTPTGMLLPRDKQPPPMFGPRGPTVPPQYLPAQRHNSRKRPAGGYNGHPSQPRQPFRCGQPPRGGPPGLEKDVVPELLRLDWNLWCAGCDVNCRNEEEYREHLDRHQPCAVAGCTFVGHPMVMNKHVHKVHGANRPDATEAIAKPPSNVEIERWREERRKRYPTKQNVIVRQQAQEERFKRGERIEENKERFPKRPGANETQHDKPFVASKRQKRRRRGKVADKCPAEKDSGTGRIAFAGTAALEDYREPTASSNALGMLGAYGSDSASTSEDGEDSVSIETKQPSIVAQKPDVPEVLGEGQQNDDGQREEVPPTAAPMVAERSEEKDPQGSKPKHRGKPSDAIGERPTKKFLLDYSKLRRSTQNTMLEKLLDSDIRHERNVLLQCVRHVVSSQFFGIGQSEEPDVKEKADI, from the coding sequence ATGGCGcaagaaaagaacgaaaagtTTCGGCTCCCGGGCCCCAAATTTAAGGACGAGGTACAAAAATCGCTCGATTGCTACAATCGGCATTTGAATCCTCACTTTTCAACGCCGACCGGAATGTTGCTGCCACGTGATAAACAACCGCCGCCTATGTTTGGGCCACGAGGACCGACCGTACCACCGCAGTATTTGCCAGCTCAACGTCACAACTCACGGAAGCGGCCCGCCGGTGGCTACAATGGTCATCCCTCCCAACCGCGTCAACCGTTTCGGTGCGGTCAGCCACCACGAGGCGGCCCACCAGGGCTCGAGAAAGATGTGGTTCCGGAGTTGCTTCGCCTCGATTGGAACCTTTGGTGCGCCGGGTGTGATGTGAACTGCCGAAACGAAGAGGAGTACCGTGAACATCTCGATCGGCACCAGCCCTGCGCTGTGGCGGGCTGCACATTCGTTGGCCATCCGATGGTGATGAACAAACACGTCCACAAGGTGCACGGGGCCAATCGCCCGGATGCTACGGAAGCGATCGCTAAGCCACCATCGAACGTAGAGATTGAACGGTGGCGCGAAGAACGTCGCAAACGGTATCCCACTAAGCAGAACGTTATTGTCCGACAGCAGGCCCAAGAGGAACGGTTCAAGCGTGGGGAGCGGATCGAGGAAAATAAGGAACGATTTCCAAAGCGGCCCGGGGCGAATGAAACACAACACGACAAACCGTTCGTTGCTTCCAAAAGACAGAAACGTCGACGACGGGGGAAGGTGGCCGATAAGTGCCCCGCAGAGAAAGACTCCGGTACCGGGAGGATAGCGTTTGCCGGCACTGCCGCTCTGGAGGACTACCGGGAACCAACGGCAAGCAGCAACGCGCTCGGTATGCTAGGAGCCTACGGTTCGGACAGTGCGAGCACATCGGAAGATGGGGAAGACAGTGTCtcaattgaaacgaaacaaccgAGCATCGTTGCCCAGAAACCGGATGTTCCGGAGGTGCTTGGCGAAGGGCAACAAAATGATGATGGCCAGAGAGAGGAGGTGCCGCCGACAGCGGCACCAATGGTAGCAGAACGGAGCGAGGAGAAAGACCCACAAGGCAGCAAGCCAAAGCATCGCGGGAAGCCAAGTGATGCCATCGGCGAGCGGCCAACGAAAAAGTTCTTGCTGGACTACTCGAAACTGCGGCGATCGACCCAAAACACCATGCTGGAAAAGCTGCTGGACTCGGACATCCGGCACGAGCGAaacgtgctgctgcagtgcgTGAGGCACGTGGTGTCGAGCCAGTTCTTTGGCATTGGCCAGTCTGAAGAGCCAGACGTAAAGGAGAAAGCGGATAtatga
- the LOC128271226 gene encoding pre-mRNA-splicing factor CWC22 homolog, which produces MPDIEEPSVKPVSDEKASPKQTTERSASPPREPSRESSASPEPNRVKSVVRRRTERSEDGEISSGRDSRSRSASRSDRRSERRRDRRSRSRRHRRSRSRSRSPDRSRRYARGYRRRDRTRSRTRSRSRSRQRADRREDASRRTKATGGKAEGALDRKEEGDEALLRHEKPAIRKTVDLLTSKTGGAYIPPAKLRMMQAEITDKASAAYQRISWEALKKSIHGFINKVNVDNIGVITRELLRENIIRGRGLLCRSIIQAQAASPTFTHVYAALVAIINSKFPNIGELLLKRLVIQFKRGFRRNDKAICLSASRFVAHLVNQRVAHEILALEILTLLVENPTDDSVEVAIAFLKEVGQKLTEVSGKGINAIFEMLKNILHEGKLDKRVQYMIEVVFQVRKDGFKDHVAVADALELVEEDDQFTHLIMLDEATDTQDILNVFKVDNEFEANETKYKEISKEILGSDAEDDGDGDGSGSSSGDGGSDSDDEDGASDSDDDGAAGGDGSRKQDAIIDNTETNLVALRRTIYLTIHSSLDYEECAHKLMKMELKPGQEQELCHMFLDCCAEQRTYEKFYGLLAQRFCMINKMYIGPFEAIFHDTYTTTHRLDTNRLRNVSKFFAHLLFTDSIGWDSLACIRLNEEDTTSSSRIFIKILFQELAEYMGLYKLSTRLKDPTLQEPFAGLFPRDNPRNTRFAINFFTSIGLGGLTDELREFLKSAPKQVAAPLPAPATATAAAKDASDSDSSSSDSSESSDSSTSSSSSSSSSSSSSSSGSEPQRDRRKQRRKKESSKSKKDAHKARKQTAMAEDRKRDKRPKDSGKRRKENPENEPRPERRDPRDDYDRGRDDHRRDDRYRVEVAADGVGQRNREENYRKRYHREDVHDDERRDRERDRYREQMPERNRSRDRRDRR; this is translated from the exons ATGCCGGATATCGAGGAACCTTCAGTCAAGCCGGTGAGCGATGAAAAAGCGTCTCCGAAACAGACCACCGAGCGCAGTGCGTCACCACCGCGGGAACCGTCGCGCGAAAGCAGCGCGagcccggaaccgaaccgggtgAAATCGGTTGTAAGGCGTCGTACCGAAAGGAGTGAAGATGGTGAAATCAGTTCCGGCCGTGATTCGCGTTCGCGATCCGCCTCCCGAAGCGATCGGAGAAGTGAGCGTCGCCGTGACCGCAGAAGCCGGTCACGGCGTCATCGACGATCGCGATCCCGCTCCCGGTCGCCGGACCGTTCACGTCGATACGCCCGGGGTTACCGTAGAAGAGATCGCACACGATCCCGAACACGATCTCGATCGCGCTCCCGTCAAAGGGCGGATCGGCGAGAGGATGCCTCACGGCGCACCAAAGCCACCGGTGGTAAGGCGGAAGGTGCGCTCGATCGCAAAGAGGAAGGTGACGAGGCGTTACTGCGCCACGAAAAGCCGGCCATCCGGAAGACGGTCGATCTGCTGACGTCGAAAACGGGCGGTGCGTACATTCCGCCGGCGAAGCTGCGCATGATGCAGGCCGAAATCACGGACAAAGCGTCGGCCGCGTACCAGCGCATCTCGTGGGAAGCGCTGAAGAAGTCCATCCACGGGTTCATCAACAAGGTGAACGTGGACAACATTGGCGTGATCACGCGCGAGCTGCTGCGCGAGAACATCATCCGCGGCCGGGGGCTGCTCTGCCGGTCCATCATCCAAGCGCAGGCCGCCTCTCCGACGTTCACGCACGTGTACGCGGCGCTGGTGGCCATCATCAACTCCAAGTTTCCGAACATtggcgagctgctgctgaagcgGCTGGTCATTCAGTTCAAGCGAGGCTTCCGGCGCAACGACAAGGCCATCTGCCTGTCCGCTTCGCGCTTCGTGGCTCACCTGGTCAACCAGCGGGTGGCGCACGAAATCCTGGCCCTCGAGATCCTCACGCTGCTCGTGGAGAACCCGACGGACGATTCGGTCGAGGTGGCCATCGCGTTCCTGAAGGAGGTGGGCCAAAAGCTGACGGAGGTGTCGGGCAAGGGGATCAACGCGATATTCGAGATGCTGAAGAACATCCTGCACGAGGGCAAGCTGGACAAGCGCGTCCAGTACATGATCGAGGTGGTGTTTCAGGTGCGCAAGGACGGCTTCAAGGAccacgtggccgtggccgatgcGCTCGAGTTGGTCGAGGAGGACGATCAGTTCACGCACCTGATCATGCTGGACGAGGCAACGGACACGCAGGACATTTTGA ATGTCTTCAAGGTGGACAACGAGTTTgaagcgaacgaaaccaaGTACAAGGAGATTAGCAAGGAAATTCTGGGTAGCGACGCGgaggacgatggcgacggaGATGGCAGTGGGTCCTCCAgtggcgacggtggcagcgattcggacgacgaggacggcgCCAGTgactcggacgacgacggtgcggcgGGAGGCGACGGTTCGCGCAAACAGGACGCCATCATCGACAACACGGAAACGAATCTGGTGGCCCTACGGCGCACCATTTACCTCACGATCCACTCCAGTCTCGATTACGAAGAGTGTGCCCACAAGCTGATGAAGATGGAACTGAAGCCGGGCCAGGAGCAAGAGTTGTGCCACATGTTTCTCGACTGCTGCGCCGAGCAGCGGACGTACGAGAAGTTTTACGGTCTGCTGGCGCAACGATTCTGCATGATCAACAAGATGTACATCGGGCCGTTCGAGGCGATCTTTCACGACACGTACACCACGACGCACCGGCTCGACACGAACCGGCTGCGGAACGTGAGCAAGTTCTTTGCCCACCTGCTGTTTACCGATTCCATCGGCTGGGACTCGCTGGCGTGCATCCGGCTGAACGAGGAGGACACGACCAGTTCGAGCCGCATCTTCATCAAGATCCTGTTCCAGGAGCTGGCCGAGTACATGGGACTGTACAAGCTGAGCACCCGGCTGAAGGACCCGACGCTGCAGGAACCGTTCGCTGGCCTCTTCCCGCGGGACAACCCGAGGAACACGCGCTTCGCCATCAACTTTTTCACCTCCATCGGCCTCGGAGGGCTAACGGATGAGTTGCGAGAGTTTTTGAAAAGTGCCCCCAAGCAAGTGGCTGCACCGTTGCCGGCtcctgccactgccactgctgcgGCGAAAGATGCCAGCGACTCGGATTCCAGCTCCTCCGACTCATCGGAGTCTTCGGatagcagcaccagcagcagtagtagcagtagcagcagcagtagtagtagcagcagtggCTCTGAACCGCAGCGCGATCGACGTAAGCAACGGCGAAAGAAGGAGAGCTCCAAATCGAAAAAGGACGCACACAAAGCCCGCAAACAGACGGCGATGGCGGAGGACAGAAAACGGGACAAGCGCCCGAAGGACAGTggaaagagaagaaaagaaaatccggAAAACGAGCCGAGACCCGAGAGGCGCGACCCTAGAGACGACTACGATCGTGGACGCGATGATCATCGACGCGACGATCGTTATCGCGTCGAGGTGGCGGCAGACGGCGTTGGGCAGCGGAACCGTGAAGAAAACTATCGCAAACGGTACCACCGGGAGGATgtgcacgacgacgagcgccgTGATCGTGAACGTGATCGGTACCGCGAGCAAatgccggaacggaaccgtaGCCGCGATCGTCGTGATCGCCGCTAG